In Aliiglaciecola sp. LCG003, a genomic segment contains:
- a CDS encoding XTP/dITP diphosphatase, whose protein sequence is MKQKIVLATGNQGKVKEFARMLQDFPYEVIPQSEFSVPEAPETGTTFVENAIIKARNAAKVTGLPAIADDSGLAVDALGGAPGVYSSRYAGVNASDKDNLNKLLLNMADIPEASRAARFLCVIVFMQSADDPTPIICQGEWHGHIAMTERGEDGFGYDPVFWVSSQNQTAAQLTAEVKNRLSHRGKAMKVLIDKLSEKLGYLD, encoded by the coding sequence GTGAAACAAAAAATCGTCTTAGCCACAGGTAACCAAGGCAAAGTAAAAGAATTTGCCCGCATGCTGCAAGATTTCCCGTATGAGGTGATCCCCCAGAGTGAGTTCTCGGTGCCAGAAGCGCCGGAAACCGGTACCACCTTCGTCGAAAACGCAATTATTAAAGCTCGCAACGCCGCAAAAGTAACCGGCTTACCAGCTATCGCTGACGATTCAGGATTAGCGGTTGATGCCTTAGGCGGCGCCCCTGGAGTCTATTCATCCCGTTATGCTGGAGTGAATGCCAGTGATAAAGACAATCTGAATAAATTACTGCTTAACATGGCGGATATTCCTGAGGCATCAAGGGCAGCGCGCTTTTTGTGCGTCATCGTGTTTATGCAATCGGCGGACGATCCCACTCCCATAATTTGTCAGGGTGAGTGGCATGGACATATAGCAATGACTGAGCGCGGTGAAGATGGCTTTGGTTATGATCCGGTATTTTGGGTGTCCTCCCAAAATCAAACTGCGGCGCAGCTTACTGCCGAGGTTAAAAACCGCTTGAGTCATCGCGGCAAAGCGATGAAAGTGTTAATCGACAAGCTTAGTGAAAAGCTGGGATACCTAGATTGA
- the queC gene encoding 7-cyano-7-deazaguanine synthase QueC codes for MSQKVVVIFSGGMDSFTVLNKVVRQGYDVFALSFNYGQRHSKELNYAANVCKNLGVQHKIVDISAINELIGGSSLTSDIEVPEGHYEQESMKQTVVPNRNMILLSMAVGYAVSLEASKVFYGAHSGDHAIYPDCRPEFVHKMNDVCAIANYEAVEIDCPYLDVTKIDILTDGIKMGLDYAQTWTCYNGREKACGKCGACQERLEAFSMNNVIDPLEYE; via the coding sequence ATGTCACAAAAGGTAGTGGTAATTTTTTCAGGCGGCATGGATTCATTTACCGTGTTAAATAAAGTTGTTCGTCAGGGTTATGACGTTTTTGCTCTGTCTTTTAATTATGGTCAGCGACATAGCAAAGAACTTAATTATGCCGCCAACGTGTGTAAAAACCTAGGTGTTCAGCATAAAATAGTCGACATATCAGCAATTAATGAACTGATCGGCGGCTCGTCCTTGACCTCAGACATCGAGGTGCCCGAGGGGCACTACGAACAAGAAAGCATGAAGCAAACCGTAGTCCCCAATCGCAACATGATTTTGCTCTCGATGGCGGTAGGCTACGCTGTGTCCTTGGAGGCTAGCAAAGTATTCTATGGGGCCCACTCTGGTGATCATGCAATTTACCCTGATTGCCGTCCGGAGTTTGTGCACAAAATGAATGATGTGTGCGCCATTGCCAATTATGAAGCCGTTGAAATTGACTGCCCATATTTAGATGTGACAAAAATTGATATTCTAACCGACGGGATCAAGATGGGCTTAGATTATGCGCAAACTTGGACCTGCTATAACGGTAGAGAAAAAGCCTGTGGGAAATGCGGAGCTTGTCAGGAACGTTTAGAGGCGTTTAGCATGAACAACGTGATTGACCCACTAGAATACGAATAA
- the queE gene encoding 7-carboxy-7-deazaguanine synthase QueE, translated as MQTPIQYKINEVFESIQGEGALTGVPSIFVRLQGCPVGCSWCDTKHTWTLDEQFQTTTDTVMAQNFESENWFSSTPEQLIELFKQQGYTANNVILTGGEPCMYDLRPLCRVLDDNDYNVSVETSGTFEIKVLDNTWVTVSPKVDMKGGFDVRQDAILRANEIKHPIAMEKHIADLENLLKWATQTPPPLVYLQPISQQKRATELAVKTCIAHNWRLSLQTHKFIGIE; from the coding sequence TTGCAAACCCCTATTCAATACAAAATAAATGAAGTGTTTGAGTCGATTCAAGGTGAGGGTGCATTGACCGGCGTTCCCTCAATTTTCGTGCGCTTGCAAGGTTGCCCTGTTGGTTGCTCATGGTGCGATACTAAGCACACTTGGACCCTAGATGAGCAATTTCAAACCACAACTGATACGGTGATGGCACAAAACTTTGAATCCGAAAATTGGTTTTCGAGCACCCCAGAGCAACTTATAGAATTATTCAAACAACAGGGTTACACCGCCAATAATGTAATTCTCACCGGCGGCGAGCCTTGCATGTACGATTTGCGACCATTATGCAGGGTGCTTGATGATAACGACTATAATGTATCTGTGGAAACCAGTGGTACATTCGAAATCAAGGTACTAGATAACACTTGGGTCACGGTATCGCCAAAAGTTGATATGAAAGGCGGGTTTGATGTGCGTCAAGATGCGATTTTGCGGGCCAATGAAATCAAACATCCAATTGCCATGGAAAAACATATTGCCGATCTTGAAAACTTGCTAAAGTGGGCTACGCAAACTCCACCTCCTTTGGTGTATTTGCAACCCATTAGTCAACAAAAACGGGCCACCGAATTGGCGGTGAAAACCTGCATCGCCCACAACTGGCGATTGTCATTGCAAACCCATAAATTTATCGGGATTGAATAA
- a CDS encoding amino acid ABC transporter substrate-binding protein: MKKLVFGLVLLLISGNLLAATWIITFPRPLGEADHRTEYPVKLIALALDQTGVNYQLVPTEKIMLQDKALKQLADNRTVNVVWSMTDKDREERLLPIRIPIYKGLIGWRVFLIKQNRSKEFQNINNLQSLIKYKPIQGFDWPDTKILQSNGFDVYTSKTYKGLFTMLSQKQGDFLPRSLVEVWPEYDSGNLDQSIVVESTLGVRYPTAMYFFVNKNNKILARILEDGLEKAIANGKFDELFRTEFTDTLKRTNMGKRFFFEIENPLLPEKTPIGRKELWY; encoded by the coding sequence ATGAAAAAATTGGTGTTTGGGCTTGTACTATTGTTGATAAGCGGCAACTTATTAGCGGCGACGTGGATCATTACCTTTCCAAGGCCACTGGGCGAAGCCGATCATCGTACCGAATATCCAGTTAAATTAATTGCGTTGGCGTTAGATCAAACTGGGGTGAACTACCAACTTGTCCCTACTGAAAAAATCATGCTGCAAGACAAGGCTTTGAAACAGTTGGCCGACAATCGAACTGTCAATGTGGTTTGGAGCATGACAGATAAAGATAGGGAAGAGCGTTTACTACCTATCCGCATCCCCATTTATAAAGGTCTGATAGGTTGGCGAGTCTTCTTAATTAAGCAAAATAGAAGTAAAGAATTTCAAAATATCAATAATTTGCAGAGCTTGATTAAGTATAAACCGATACAGGGCTTTGACTGGCCGGATACCAAGATTTTACAATCCAATGGATTTGATGTTTACACTTCAAAAACCTACAAAGGTTTGTTCACCATGTTGAGCCAAAAGCAAGGCGATTTTTTACCTCGCTCGTTAGTCGAGGTTTGGCCAGAATATGATAGCGGAAATCTGGATCAATCAATCGTGGTGGAATCCACTCTTGGGGTTCGCTATCCCACTGCAATGTACTTCTTTGTGAACAAGAATAACAAAATTTTAGCGCGTATTCTTGAAGACGGTTTGGAAAAAGCCATCGCCAATGGAAAGTTTGATGAGCTTTTTAGAACGGAATTTACCGATACGCTGAAGCGCACTAATATGGGTAAGCGGTTTTTCTTTGAAATAGAGAATCCATTGCTGCCAGAAAAGACCCCAATAGGTCGCAAAGAGCTTTGGTATTAA
- the asnB gene encoding asparagine synthase B produces MCGIFGILDIKTDVSELRTQALELSKLLRHRGPDWSGIWNNNSAILSHERLAIVDVDNGAQPLISRNNNLVLAVNGEIYNHKALEEGLANPYDFKTKSDCEVILPLYQEKGVEFIDDLQGMFAFILYDQEQDAYLIARDHIGIIPLYTGYDEHGNFYVASEMKALVPVCKTVQEFPPGHYLWSKTGKLTKYYKRDWMEYDAVKDNPTNLEQLKEAFEKSVKSHLMSDVPYAVLLSGGLDSSLVSAVAAKYVAKRVEDGDKSDAWWPRLHSFAVGLEGAPDLIAAKKVADMIGTVHHEIHFTIQEGIDAIRDVIYYLETYDTTTIRAATPMYLMSRKIKAMGIKMVLSGEGADEIFGGYLYFHKAPNAKEFHEETVRKLDRLHMFDCARANKSTSAWGVEARVPFLDKEFMDVAMRLNPQDKMCLDGKMEKWILRKAFDNGEYLPAEVLWRQKEQFGDGVGYSWIDSIKEYVDVQVTDQQLASADFRFPINTPDTKEGYFYRSIFESYFPQESAAHCVPGGKSIACSTVEALEWDESFKNMADPSGRSVIGVHGKA; encoded by the coding sequence ATGTGTGGAATATTCGGCATTCTGGATATCAAAACTGATGTTTCAGAACTTAGGACGCAAGCGTTAGAGCTTTCCAAATTACTTCGCCATCGTGGCCCTGACTGGTCAGGTATTTGGAACAATAATAGCGCTATATTGAGTCACGAACGCTTGGCGATCGTAGATGTAGATAATGGTGCGCAACCTTTAATTAGCCGAAATAATAATCTTGTTTTGGCGGTAAATGGTGAAATATATAATCACAAAGCCTTAGAAGAAGGTTTAGCAAACCCATATGATTTTAAAACCAAATCGGATTGTGAAGTCATTCTGCCTTTGTACCAAGAAAAAGGTGTCGAGTTTATCGATGACTTACAAGGTATGTTTGCCTTCATCTTGTATGATCAAGAACAAGATGCCTATCTGATAGCCCGTGACCATATTGGTATTATTCCCCTGTACACTGGCTATGATGAACACGGTAACTTTTATGTTGCCTCAGAAATGAAAGCCCTAGTGCCGGTTTGTAAAACCGTGCAAGAATTCCCCCCCGGCCACTATTTGTGGAGTAAAACCGGTAAGTTAACCAAGTATTACAAACGTGACTGGATGGAATATGACGCCGTTAAAGACAACCCAACAAATCTTGAACAATTAAAAGAAGCATTTGAAAAGTCAGTCAAATCACACCTCATGTCTGACGTACCCTACGCGGTATTGTTATCCGGTGGCCTAGATTCGTCATTGGTATCTGCGGTAGCTGCTAAATATGTGGCAAAGCGCGTTGAAGACGGTGATAAGTCAGATGCATGGTGGCCAAGACTGCATTCTTTCGCAGTAGGCCTAGAAGGCGCTCCAGATTTGATCGCCGCCAAAAAAGTCGCGGACATGATAGGTACTGTGCATCATGAGATCCACTTTACTATTCAAGAAGGCATCGACGCTATCCGCGACGTTATCTACTATCTTGAAACCTATGACACCACTACCATTCGCGCTGCGACACCAATGTATTTGATGAGCCGCAAAATCAAAGCGATGGGGATCAAAATGGTCTTATCTGGTGAAGGTGCCGATGAAATATTTGGTGGTTACTTGTATTTCCACAAAGCACCCAATGCCAAAGAATTCCATGAAGAAACCGTACGTAAACTAGACCGCTTACATATGTTCGATTGTGCCAGAGCTAATAAATCAACCTCTGCTTGGGGCGTAGAAGCTCGCGTGCCTTTCTTGGACAAAGAGTTTATGGATGTAGCAATGCGCTTAAATCCACAAGACAAGATGTGTTTAGATGGCAAGATGGAAAAATGGATCTTGCGTAAGGCCTTCGACAATGGCGAATACTTACCGGCAGAGGTGCTGTGGCGTCAAAAAGAACAGTTTGGTGATGGCGTTGGATATTCGTGGATTGATTCAATTAAAGAATATGTCGATGTACAAGTTACCGACCAACAACTTGCCAGTGCTGATTTCCGCTTCCCGATAAATACGCCGGATACTAAAGAAGGTTATTTTTATCGGAGCATTTTTGAAAGTTACTTCCCGCAAGAAAGTGCTGCACATTGTGTACCTGGTGGTAAATCTATCGCCTGTAGTACAGTGGAAGCACTAGAGTGGGATGAAAGCTTCAAGAATATGGCCGACCCGTCTGGACGTTCCGTTATCGGCGTGCACGGTAAGGCTTAA
- a CDS encoding glutathione peroxidase: MTQANPNFADKSGQKVPSVTFRTRRNDEWVNITSDELFAGKTVVVFSLPGAFTPTCSSTHLPRYNELARTFKQNGVDEIICMSVNDTFVMNAWAADQESDNVTLIPDGNGEFTDGMGLLVDKADLGFGKRSWRYSMLVKDGVVDKMFIEPDKAGDPFEVSDADTMLAYVAPEALKPEAISLFTKPGCSFCAKAKALLKDKGLAYEEIVLGAGATLTSLKAMTGRDTVPQVFIGGKHIGGSEELAAYFK, encoded by the coding sequence ATGACACAAGCTAATCCAAACTTTGCAGATAAATCCGGCCAAAAAGTTCCGTCGGTAACCTTTCGTACACGCAGGAATGACGAGTGGGTCAATATTACTAGTGATGAGTTGTTTGCTGGTAAAACCGTAGTGGTTTTCTCATTGCCTGGTGCCTTTACACCAACATGTTCGTCAACTCATTTACCTCGTTACAATGAATTGGCCAGGACCTTTAAGCAAAATGGCGTAGATGAGATCATTTGTATGTCTGTGAATGACACCTTTGTGATGAACGCTTGGGCTGCTGATCAAGAAAGTGACAATGTCACCTTGATCCCTGACGGCAACGGTGAATTTACCGATGGTATGGGCTTGCTCGTTGATAAAGCCGATTTAGGTTTTGGCAAACGCAGCTGGCGCTATTCGATGTTAGTGAAAGACGGTGTTGTAGACAAAATGTTTATCGAACCTGACAAAGCCGGTGACCCCTTTGAAGTGTCTGACGCGGATACCATGCTTGCATACGTTGCACCAGAAGCCCTTAAGCCAGAAGCTATCTCATTGTTTACTAAGCCTGGTTGCTCTTTTTGTGCTAAGGCCAAAGCCTTGCTAAAAGACAAAGGCCTTGCCTATGAAGAGATAGTATTAGGTGCAGGCGCAACCTTAACGTCGTTAAAAGCTATGACCGGCCGTGACACTGTGCCGCAGGTCTTTATCGGCGGTAAGCACATAGGCGGAAGCGAAGAATTAGCGGCCTATTTCAAGTAA
- a CDS encoding dihydrolipoyl dehydrogenase: protein MKTLVTDVAIIGAGTAGMGAYRAAKKHTDKVLLIESGSYGTTCARVGCMPSKLLIAAAERAHDMSTASPFGVSPLGGVQIDGKAVMQRVRDERDRFSGFVVETVEQFPEQDKIKGQAKFIDNHTLQVDQHTRISAKRIVIATGSRPVYPGFFEAAGERLIVNDDVFNWQDLPKSVAVFGPGVIGLELGQALHRLGVKTKVFGIGGSIGPLTDPAIKQKATEIFAAEYYLDTQTKDVSIANNDEGVALTYRNTSGELVEESFDYLLAATGRRPNVDNLDIQNTDLQLDQFGVPLADPFTMQAGQSNIFIAGDASNMLPLLHEATDQGKIAGDNAGRGDFAKAGLRRTPISVVFSDPQIAMIGMTHSNVMERYGSCDCFASGEVSFENQGRSRVILKNKGMLRVYAEQGTGLFLGAEMIGPAAEHIAHLLAWAVQAKMTVQQMLDMPFYHPVIEEGLRTALRDVYANLRFGPAIVEHCIECGPGA, encoded by the coding sequence ATGAAGACGTTAGTAACAGATGTAGCGATTATAGGGGCAGGCACCGCCGGAATGGGGGCCTATCGTGCGGCCAAAAAGCATACCGACAAGGTTCTTTTGATCGAAAGTGGCAGCTACGGCACAACTTGTGCGCGAGTCGGATGTATGCCGAGTAAATTGTTAATAGCAGCAGCAGAGCGGGCTCACGATATGAGCACTGCCAGTCCGTTCGGCGTATCTCCACTAGGAGGTGTGCAAATTGATGGTAAAGCGGTGATGCAACGAGTCCGGGACGAACGCGACCGTTTTAGCGGTTTTGTGGTTGAGACAGTGGAGCAGTTTCCCGAGCAAGACAAAATCAAAGGGCAGGCAAAATTTATCGACAACCACACCCTGCAGGTGGATCAACACACGCGAATTAGTGCCAAACGTATAGTGATTGCAACCGGCTCACGTCCTGTCTATCCTGGATTTTTCGAAGCTGCGGGTGAGCGTTTAATCGTTAATGATGACGTATTTAATTGGCAAGACTTGCCCAAGTCAGTGGCGGTGTTCGGGCCTGGTGTTATTGGTCTGGAGCTTGGACAGGCATTGCATCGGTTAGGCGTCAAAACCAAAGTTTTCGGGATTGGCGGATCCATTGGCCCGTTAACCGACCCGGCTATCAAACAAAAGGCTACTGAGATATTTGCAGCTGAGTATTACTTAGACACCCAAACAAAAGATGTCAGCATTGCCAACAATGATGAAGGCGTTGCCTTAACGTATAGAAATACAAGTGGCGAGCTAGTTGAAGAGTCTTTTGATTATTTGCTGGCAGCTACTGGGCGGCGACCCAATGTAGATAATCTTGATATACAAAATACAGATTTGCAGTTAGATCAATTTGGTGTGCCCCTTGCCGACCCATTTACCATGCAGGCTGGTCAAAGTAATATTTTCATCGCCGGTGATGCCAGTAATATGTTGCCATTACTGCACGAGGCGACCGACCAAGGTAAGATCGCAGGAGACAACGCAGGACGGGGTGATTTCGCTAAAGCCGGTTTGAGACGCACGCCTATCTCTGTGGTGTTTTCCGATCCACAAATCGCCATGATCGGCATGACACATAGTAATGTCATGGAACGCTATGGAAGCTGCGATTGCTTTGCAAGCGGCGAAGTGTCTTTTGAAAATCAGGGCCGCAGTCGCGTGATACTTAAAAATAAAGGCATGCTGCGGGTTTACGCTGAGCAGGGCACAGGCTTGTTCTTGGGCGCTGAAATGATAGGACCGGCAGCGGAGCATATTGCCCATCTATTAGCTTGGGCCGTTCAAGCCAAAATGACCGTGCAACAAATGCTCGATATGCCATTTTATCATCCGGTGATTGAAGAAGGGCTGCGCACGGCATTGCGGGATGTATATGCTAACTTGCGCTTTGGACCTGCTATTGTTGAGCATTGTATCGAATGTGGCCCAGGTGCTTAG
- a CDS encoding prepilin-type N-terminal cleavage/methylation domain-containing protein, translated as MKNSSSGFTLIELIIVIVILGVLAVVAAPRFVDFTSDARKAAFTATAAAFREGVNQVHLAWLVRGKGVAVQNFLPIADPNVGGALTVNSAGYPADTRGVSRTLNSEDDCLDVWRAVLDSFSSGVGNDDAEAYSAEYVAEGKCIYSLKADLNKNVTYDSNTGEIGIND; from the coding sequence TTGAAAAATAGTAGTAGTGGTTTTACCCTAATAGAATTAATCATTGTCATAGTCATTTTAGGAGTGTTAGCTGTTGTTGCCGCTCCGCGATTTGTCGATTTCACTAGTGATGCTAGAAAAGCGGCTTTTACCGCCACAGCGGCCGCTTTTCGTGAAGGGGTGAATCAGGTTCATCTTGCATGGTTAGTGCGCGGTAAAGGTGTTGCGGTACAAAACTTTCTACCTATCGCAGATCCTAATGTAGGCGGCGCATTAACCGTAAATAGCGCTGGATACCCTGCCGACACTCGCGGTGTGAGTCGAACCCTCAATAGTGAAGATGACTGTCTTGACGTTTGGCGAGCCGTACTTGATAGCTTTAGCTCAGGTGTGGGCAATGATGACGCTGAAGCCTACAGCGCCGAATATGTTGCAGAAGGTAAATGTATTTATTCCCTAAAAGCGGATCTCAACAAAAATGTAACTTACGACTCCAATACTGGTGAGATAGGCATAAACGACTAG
- a CDS encoding alpha/beta fold hydrolase, translating into MKQFVALLALGLISSFSAFADDLGWLDPFKQFYATELGSVQPCQHQQKSILTVCSAALKNEGNGPYVYHHGKPTDTTVVLFHGLSDSPFFFRSIAPAIHNLGYTVIVALLPGHGKLDADDDMEDGDLAKRWTAHVNEVMAFAQSQSPHVYIGGFSTGGALAAQYVLDHNNNVDGLLLFSGALALDESVEGMAGIWGIKLLAKVLDWSYATQGPNPYKYPSVAKHSAFMLTELIFDVRDKLAQGKELNVPIFSAHSQADKTTPIRGVKELLENNKGANSTFFIEADYDVCHADLVVSDSQLIEMNYDASQVDASEPCKVPKANPRHAQMIQSMLQYLGKLAQQG; encoded by the coding sequence ATGAAACAATTCGTTGCTCTTCTTGCCTTGGGTTTAATTAGCTCATTTAGCGCCTTTGCCGATGACTTGGGATGGTTAGATCCCTTTAAACAATTTTACGCTACTGAGTTGGGCAGTGTTCAGCCGTGTCAGCATCAGCAAAAATCTATCCTTACAGTGTGTTCTGCGGCATTGAAAAATGAGGGCAATGGCCCTTATGTTTATCACCACGGCAAACCCACAGATACCACGGTAGTATTGTTTCACGGCTTGAGTGATTCACCCTTTTTCTTTCGCTCTATTGCACCTGCTATTCATAATCTGGGTTACACAGTGATAGTGGCGCTGCTGCCGGGGCATGGAAAACTAGACGCTGACGATGACATGGAAGATGGCGACTTGGCAAAACGCTGGACCGCGCACGTCAATGAAGTGATGGCATTTGCTCAGTCTCAAAGCCCACATGTGTATATTGGTGGCTTCTCTACCGGAGGGGCATTGGCTGCGCAGTACGTTTTAGACCATAACAATAACGTGGACGGTCTTTTACTGTTTTCCGGTGCTCTAGCACTCGATGAGTCAGTGGAGGGTATGGCCGGTATCTGGGGCATCAAACTGTTAGCCAAAGTATTGGATTGGAGCTATGCAACCCAAGGACCGAACCCGTATAAGTATCCCAGTGTCGCCAAGCATTCAGCCTTTATGCTGACCGAGTTGATTTTTGATGTGAGAGACAAGCTAGCTCAAGGAAAAGAGCTCAATGTTCCCATATTTAGTGCCCACTCACAGGCCGATAAGACAACGCCTATTCGTGGGGTCAAGGAGTTACTAGAGAACAATAAAGGTGCCAATTCAACCTTCTTTATTGAAGCCGATTATGACGTCTGTCATGCAGATTTGGTGGTCAGTGACAGTCAGTTAATCGAGATGAACTATGATGCTTCGCAAGTTGATGCATCCGAGCCTTGCAAAGTACCTAAAGCAAATCCTCGTCATGCACAAATGATCCAAAGTATGTTGCAGTACTTGGGTAAATTAGCGCAACAGGGTTAG
- a CDS encoding glutathione S-transferase N-terminal domain-containing protein, protein MTDPNQQFVLYGAPVSLYTGKARAYLSFKQIPFTEQLATLKVYKNIIVPNTGVKFIPVVKTPQGQYIQDTSEIIAALETRFTKRAVLPNGPKQKIIAAVFEIWADEWLVIPAMHYRWNKDNFPFIYEEFGRVVAPSMPKFIRRFLGKKLAAKFQAFVPLLGITTKSIPAIEDWYENHVLAELDKHFYEHDYLLGSRPCIGDFGLFGPLYAHLYRDPASGQLMKSIAPNVARWVERLNSPIVEVGDWLDNDEIPETLLPLLKRIFSEFWPVLLSSVARTQEWFSAHPDTHSLPRSLGKHSFTIGGVTEQRAVMSFHAWKFQRILELYLSLSAPEKASVQQMMHEQFGLRIELPVFEKSLKRVNNRLYVASVANT, encoded by the coding sequence ATGACTGATCCGAATCAACAGTTTGTGTTGTATGGTGCGCCGGTATCTTTGTATACCGGCAAAGCGCGAGCGTATTTGAGTTTCAAGCAAATTCCGTTTACCGAGCAGCTTGCTACCCTAAAGGTGTATAAAAATATTATTGTGCCCAATACTGGAGTCAAATTTATTCCAGTAGTGAAAACCCCTCAGGGGCAATATATTCAAGATACCAGTGAGATAATTGCCGCCCTAGAAACACGATTTACCAAGCGCGCAGTGCTGCCAAATGGCCCCAAACAGAAAATAATAGCGGCTGTATTTGAGATATGGGCAGACGAGTGGCTGGTCATTCCTGCCATGCATTATCGCTGGAATAAAGACAACTTTCCGTTTATCTATGAAGAGTTCGGTCGGGTGGTGGCTCCCTCCATGCCTAAATTTATTCGACGCTTTCTAGGTAAGAAATTAGCCGCTAAATTTCAAGCTTTCGTGCCCTTACTTGGCATAACCACAAAGAGCATTCCGGCCATTGAAGATTGGTATGAAAATCATGTGTTAGCCGAATTAGATAAACACTTTTACGAGCATGACTATTTATTGGGGTCGCGGCCGTGTATCGGAGATTTTGGTTTGTTTGGACCCTTGTATGCTCATTTGTACCGCGACCCTGCTTCAGGCCAGTTGATGAAATCTATTGCACCTAATGTTGCTAGATGGGTTGAACGCTTGAACTCACCCATAGTTGAAGTAGGTGATTGGCTTGATAATGACGAGATCCCAGAGACCTTGCTGCCATTGCTTAAACGAATTTTTAGCGAATTTTGGCCAGTGTTATTAAGCAGTGTTGCGAGGACACAAGAATGGTTCTCAGCCCATCCAGACACGCATTCATTGCCCCGTAGTCTAGGTAAGCACTCATTTACTATCGGTGGCGTCACTGAGCAGCGCGCAGTGATGAGCTTTCACGCTTGGAAGTTTCAGCGCATCCTCGAGTTGTACCTGTCCTTGTCTGCCCCTGAAAAAGCCAGTGTCCAGCAAATGATGCACGAGCAGTTCGGATTGCGTATCGAACTGCCGGTATTTGAAAAATCCCTTAAACGAGTTAATAACCGCTTATATGTGGCTAGCGTCGCTAATACTTAG
- a CDS encoding DUF480 domain-containing protein has translation MLVQLTPLQCRVIGVLLEKEITTPDQYPLSLNGLTLGCNQKSNREPVLSLSESEVQDVLDELKEMKLVNEQTGFGSRVVKYKHRFCNTEFGDLKLSRQQLAITCVMLLRGAQTPGELRTRTNRLAEFANVTEVEQVLDYMQSLNGECLVAKLPREPGKRDARYMHLFSGEPQINTAESIQSSASQMSSPDSGASHPLQARVETLENELAELKAQFNQLKEQLGA, from the coding sequence ATGTTAGTGCAATTAACCCCCCTGCAATGCCGAGTAATAGGTGTACTGCTGGAAAAAGAGATCACCACACCTGATCAATATCCTTTGTCGCTCAACGGTCTTACCCTTGGCTGTAACCAAAAGAGCAACCGAGAGCCGGTGCTGAGTTTGTCTGAGTCAGAAGTGCAAGATGTTCTAGACGAGCTAAAAGAAATGAAGCTGGTTAATGAGCAAACCGGCTTTGGCAGCCGAGTGGTGAAGTACAAGCACCGCTTCTGCAATACCGAATTTGGCGACTTAAAGCTCTCCCGTCAGCAGCTCGCCATAACCTGCGTGATGTTGCTGCGGGGTGCGCAAACACCAGGTGAGCTGCGGACCCGCACCAATCGCTTAGCAGAGTTTGCTAATGTAACTGAGGTCGAACAGGTTTTAGACTATATGCAGAGCCTAAATGGTGAGTGCTTAGTAGCTAAGTTACCCCGCGAGCCGGGTAAACGAGATGCGCGCTACATGCACTTATTTTCCGGAGAGCCTCAAATCAATACGGCCGAATCTATTCAATCATCGGCTTCTCAGATGAGTTCGCCTGACTCAGGTGCTAGCCATCCGCTGCAAGCCAGAGTGGAGACTTTAGAAAACGAATTAGCTGAACTCAAGGCGCAATTTAATCAGCTAAAAGAACAGCTTGGTGCTTAG